The Caulifigura coniformis genome includes a region encoding these proteins:
- a CDS encoding sigma-70 family RNA polymerase sigma factor has translation MPAPFSRPRSKAQDVEPDGVSRLKVYEQLIAENRRPLLHYIYSLVLNEADAEDLVQRTSLVMWKKFDEFDQSRSFLAWANGIAFLEVQNFRRTAAAGRLRFSNEVVQGIADRYSEKLQSEEKNRTAALKACLEQVSERDRQLVQAVYWDGTEYEVAARACGMALQTAYNRMRILRVKLLECVNRRVQTESVNE, from the coding sequence GTGCCCGCTCCCTTCTCTCGTCCGCGATCGAAAGCCCAGGACGTGGAGCCTGATGGCGTCTCGCGGTTGAAAGTCTATGAGCAATTGATCGCCGAGAATCGGCGTCCGCTGCTGCACTACATCTATTCCCTCGTGCTGAATGAAGCTGACGCGGAGGACCTTGTGCAGCGCACCAGCCTCGTCATGTGGAAAAAGTTCGACGAATTCGACCAGTCACGCAGTTTCCTGGCGTGGGCCAACGGCATCGCCTTTCTCGAAGTCCAGAATTTCCGGAGGACGGCCGCGGCCGGACGCCTGCGATTCAGCAACGAAGTCGTGCAGGGGATTGCCGACCGTTACAGCGAAAAACTGCAGTCCGAGGAAAAGAACCGCACGGCTGCGCTCAAGGCCTGCCTCGAGCAGGTCTCCGAGCGTGATCGTCAGCTGGTCCAGGCCGTCTATTGGGACGGGACCGAATATGAAGTCGCCGCCCGCGCCTGCGGGATGGCGCTTCAGACTGCCTATAACCGAATGCGGATCCTCCGCGTCAAACTCCTCGAGTGCGTCAATCGTCGCGTCCAGACCGAGTCCGTCAATGAATAG
- a CDS encoding FecR domain-containing protein, whose protein sequence is MNSHPSPTSAERDEFDRLLAAVLDGSITPAQHERLDGLLLRSVSLRDRYLELTGLHIDLLEMGRPHVGHSLPAAPVQTRWPKRSVSSLAALGLLGAVGVMWFNGGRHDVKSRPADGGREVAAAEAKAVVIDEAASARIYGQAFSPAPGQSLAYGEELILKQGLLAVTFPSGARAVLESPCIFSATGPETLLLRAGRCSVHAPPGAEGFRVETPSALIVDLGTRFAVDVEMGGETTLKVVEGAASLESRGTKESQPRLLKQGDAAYVDHDARQLAAPPEGIDVNFVDRLPDRVVRYDATTGPGGHAEELLTVTVQRAGKVETYGRDDLIRSRLSNFAGIEKSSVLCVLLGASDPLGEKRLELLNDWSLVTGVVNPARRGVIPELNGSEGIEVTFDEPVTNGPGPDIVLFDLHLLVHGESGDPVWITPVEPPPGVEPLRITAFDLDLTCPQALELCDYQVYDATAPIRSMQELQEATLKSRIPRCMRAKCLATAIDLSAMGYQPGARVTRLLLQHDATDVSAIDPVLIVGLPAVGE, encoded by the coding sequence ATGAATAGTCACCCCTCCCCGACCTCCGCTGAACGCGACGAGTTCGACCGGCTGCTGGCCGCTGTCCTCGACGGGTCGATCACGCCCGCCCAGCACGAACGGCTCGACGGTCTGCTGCTGCGATCTGTGTCGCTGCGCGATCGGTATCTCGAACTGACGGGTCTGCACATCGACCTGCTCGAAATGGGCCGGCCTCACGTGGGGCATTCCCTGCCTGCAGCGCCCGTGCAGACCCGATGGCCCAAACGCAGCGTGTCGTCCCTCGCCGCCCTGGGCCTCCTGGGTGCGGTTGGGGTGATGTGGTTCAATGGCGGTCGCCACGACGTGAAGTCCCGGCCAGCGGATGGCGGACGTGAGGTGGCCGCTGCGGAGGCGAAGGCCGTCGTGATCGATGAGGCGGCCAGCGCCCGCATCTACGGACAGGCTTTTTCTCCAGCCCCCGGCCAGTCGCTGGCCTATGGCGAGGAACTGATCCTCAAGCAAGGGCTGCTGGCGGTCACGTTTCCATCAGGCGCCCGGGCGGTGCTCGAATCTCCCTGTATCTTTTCAGCGACAGGGCCCGAGACTCTCCTGCTGCGTGCCGGTCGTTGCTCGGTGCATGCCCCTCCCGGTGCGGAAGGTTTCCGGGTCGAGACGCCATCAGCGTTGATCGTCGATCTCGGGACCCGTTTCGCCGTCGATGTCGAAATGGGGGGCGAGACGACGTTGAAAGTGGTCGAAGGGGCGGCCTCGCTGGAATCGCGTGGCACGAAGGAATCCCAGCCTCGCCTTCTGAAACAGGGGGACGCGGCGTATGTCGACCACGATGCGCGGCAGCTCGCAGCGCCTCCTGAGGGGATCGACGTCAACTTCGTCGATCGGCTGCCCGATCGCGTCGTCCGCTACGACGCTACGACTGGCCCTGGCGGACACGCGGAAGAACTGCTGACCGTTACGGTGCAGCGCGCGGGAAAAGTCGAGACTTATGGTCGCGACGACCTGATCCGCAGCCGGCTGTCCAATTTCGCCGGCATCGAGAAGAGTTCGGTGCTGTGCGTCCTGCTGGGAGCCAGTGATCCGCTTGGTGAAAAACGCCTCGAACTATTGAACGACTGGAGCCTCGTGACGGGCGTGGTGAATCCGGCCCGCCGGGGAGTGATTCCCGAACTGAACGGCAGCGAGGGAATCGAGGTGACGTTCGACGAGCCCGTCACCAATGGGCCAGGCCCTGACATCGTCCTGTTCGACCTGCACCTGCTGGTCCACGGCGAGTCGGGCGATCCGGTATGGATCACGCCCGTGGAGCCCCCGCCGGGCGTCGAGCCGCTGAGGATCACGGCATTCGATCTCGATCTCACCTGTCCGCAGGCTCTCGAACTGTGCGACTACCAGGTCTATGACGCGACGGCGCCGATCCGGTCCATGCAGGAACTTCAGGAGGCGACGTTGAAGTCGCGAATCCCGCGGTGCATGCGGGCGAAGTGTCTCGCGACCGCGATCGACCTTTCGGCCATGGGTTACCAGCCTGGGGCCCGCGTGACGCGTCTGCTGCTGCAGCACGATGCGACCGACGTTTCGGCGATCGACCCGGTGCTGATCGTCGGCCTGCCGGCGGTGGGGGAATAG
- a CDS encoding carboxypeptidase-like regulatory domain-containing protein yields the protein MSSDRSRRMRLVVGLAILIAGCQKSTLPGPSGTVSGTATYKDRPIPQGSAIVLVHKQTGIIASGVTDADGEFQVAMRDAPDVLVGEYTVNVVPPGEIPDTVNVVTEKNAPEAWKQVPKAYWSQTTSPEKFTVAEGANDYKFVLHD from the coding sequence ATGTCTTCAGATCGCTCACGTCGAATGCGGTTGGTTGTCGGACTGGCGATCCTGATCGCAGGGTGCCAGAAGAGCACCCTGCCCGGACCGTCAGGCACTGTCTCCGGCACGGCCACCTACAAGGACCGCCCGATCCCTCAGGGATCAGCGATCGTGCTGGTCCACAAGCAGACAGGCATCATTGCGTCGGGCGTGACCGATGCGGACGGAGAATTCCAGGTCGCCATGCGGGACGCCCCGGATGTGCTCGTCGGCGAATACACGGTCAACGTCGTCCCCCCGGGCGAGATTCCCGATACGGTGAACGTCGTCACGGAAAAGAACGCCCCGGAAGCCTGGAAGCAGGTCCCGAAGGCTTACTGGTCGCAGACGACGAGCCCCGAGAAGTTCACGGTGGCCGAAGGGGCGAACGACTACAAGTTCGTGCTGCACGACTGA
- a CDS encoding alpha/beta hydrolase family protein, with amino-acid sequence MSVMRTGPGLALLVAFLGGPVSAEETRTELTVASIPSTRDGQPQSALYWAPSGAKEKPTPLLVFLHSWSSTYQQDCSPWWKEASTRNWLYLQPDFRGANTRPQACGSPLARQDVLDAIDWISDQYKVDPSRIYLAGASGGGHMAMLMASRHPERFSGVSAWVGISDLAEWHRFHTRGGKPGRYAENVVACCGGLPGDSKAVTAEYIDRSPIHWLQNTGDLPLDLAAGVHDGKTGSVPIAHTLRAFNIVAKVRGADAVSEDEMTQLQEHSRLEVPRKEDQQVDPTYDRALHLRRHAGTARVTIFEGGHEGLAAPGCAWLEKQTRMTSATGRGATLQETPEAR; translated from the coding sequence AATTCCAAGTACGAGGGACGGCCAGCCGCAGTCGGCCCTTTACTGGGCCCCGTCTGGCGCCAAAGAAAAGCCCACGCCGCTGCTCGTGTTCCTCCACTCGTGGAGCAGCACCTACCAGCAGGACTGCTCACCCTGGTGGAAAGAGGCGAGCACCAGGAACTGGCTCTACCTGCAGCCCGATTTCCGCGGCGCCAACACTCGGCCGCAGGCCTGCGGCTCGCCGCTGGCACGGCAGGATGTGCTGGATGCCATCGACTGGATCAGCGACCAGTACAAGGTCGATCCATCACGCATCTACCTGGCCGGCGCGTCAGGGGGCGGCCACATGGCGATGTTGATGGCCAGCCGTCATCCCGAACGGTTCTCGGGCGTCTCCGCGTGGGTCGGAATCAGCGACCTCGCGGAATGGCATCGCTTTCACACTCGAGGGGGCAAGCCGGGCCGCTATGCGGAAAACGTGGTCGCCTGCTGCGGCGGACTGCCGGGCGACTCGAAGGCCGTGACGGCGGAATACATCGACCGGTCGCCCATTCACTGGCTCCAGAACACCGGCGACCTTCCCCTGGACCTGGCGGCCGGAGTCCATGACGGCAAGACCGGCTCAGTTCCCATCGCCCACACACTGCGAGCCTTCAACATTGTCGCCAAAGTCCGAGGCGCCGACGCCGTCTCCGAGGACGAAATGACCCAGCTTCAGGAACACAGCCGTCTCGAAGTCCCGCGAAAGGAGGACCAGCAGGTCGACCCGACCTACGACCGCGCGCTCCATCTGCGGCGTCACGCCGGCACAGCACGGGTCACGATCTTCGAAGGAGGGCACGAAGGTTTGGCCGCCCCGGGTTGCGCCTGGCTGGAGAAGCAGACGCGAATGACGTCCGCGACCGGCCGCGGGGCAACATTGCAAGAAACGCCGGAGGCCAGGTAG